In Achromobacter pestifer, the DNA window GGTCGGTGCCGGCGGGCGCCATCAAGCCCTTCCAGGCCATCACCACAAAGCCCTTCTGGCCGGCCTCATCGAAGGTGGGGATGTCGGGCGCGGCAGTGGCGCGCTGATCGCTGGGCACGGCCAGCGCGCGTATCCCGCCGGCCTTGACCTGCGGCAGCAGCGCCGGCATGTTGTCGATCATGAAATCGATGTGGCCGGCCACCAGGTCGGTGATGGCGGGGCCGGAGCCCTTGTAGGGCACGTGCTCGGCCTGGATGCCGGTCTGCTGCTTGAGCAGTTCGCCGGCCAGTTGCGCGGGCGAGCCGTTGCCGGGCGATCCGAAGGACAGCTTGCCGGGGTTGTTGCGGGCGTATTGCAGGAACTCCTGCAAGGTCTTCACCGGCATGGACTTCGTCACCACCATCAGGTTGTGCTCGCGTTCCAGGCAGGTGATGGGCGCCAGGTCCTTGGCCGGATTGAACGGCATGTTGGCGTACAGGCTGGGATTGATGACGGTGGGGCCGGCCGCCGCCAGCAGCAGCGTGTAGCCGTCGGGCGCGGCACGGGCCACGAAGTCGCCGCCAATGTTGCCGCCGGCGCCGGGCTTGTTTTCGACGATGACGGGCTGGCCCAGGATGGGATGCAGCGCCTCGGCCAGCAGACGTCCCAGGATGTCGGTGGAGCCGCCGGGAGCGAACGGCACGATCAGCCTCACGGGCTTGTCGGGATAGGCGGCCGTGGCTTGCGGGGGCAGCGCCGCGCAGGCGAGGGCGGCGGCCATGGCGCCGATCCACTTCGGCAGGTGCTTGTGCAGCATGATGGAAGTCTCCTTTGGTTTGGCGGGCCGCCGGCTTCTGGTGGCTGCGGTCCCTGTGTGCCCTAACGGCCGGGCGTGTAGCCCGCCTGGGTCAGCGTGTGGCGGGCGATATTCAATTGATGGATCTGGCTGGTGCCTTCGTACAGGCGGAACAGGCGCACATCGCGGTAGAAGCGTTCGATGCCATGGTCGGCGATGTAGCCGTAGCCGCCATGCATCTGCACGCAACGGTCCGCCACGCGGCCGCACATCTCCGACGCGAAGTACTTGCAGATCGAAGCGTTCAATGTCACGTCCGCGCCCGCGTCGCGTTCGCGCGCGGTTTGCAGCACCAGCGCGCGGGCGGCCTGGATCTCGGTCTGGCAGTCGGCCAGCATGGCCTGGATCAGCTGGAAGTCCATCAGCGGCTGGCCGAATTGCTGGCGCTCGGCCACGAAGCGCAGCGTGTCGTCCAGCATGCGGATGGCGGGGCCTATGCACAGCGCGGCCAGATGGATGCGTTGCTTGTTCAGCACCTTCATCGCGGTCTTGAAGCCCAGGCCGTCCTGGCCGCCGATGATGTTCGCCGTCGGCACGCGGCAGTCCTCGAAATGCACGGCGGACACGGGCGACCCCGCCTGGCCCATCTTGTCGTAGGGCTGGCCGGTGGACAGGCCAGGAGTGCCGCGTTCAACGATGAAGGCGGTGATGCCCTTGGCGCCCGGCGCGTCAGGATCGGTGCGCGCCATGACGGTGAACAGGCCCGCCAGCGGCGCATTGGTGATGAAGCACTTCTCGCCATTCAGCACGTAGTGGTCGCCGTCGCGCACGGCGGTGGTGCGCAAGGCGGTGGCGTCGGAGCCTGCCTGCGGCTCGGTCAGGGCGAAGCAGCCGGTCAGTTCGCCGGACGCCAGCAGCGGCAGGTAGCGGGCCTTCTGCGCATCGGTGCCGTCGGCCACCAGCGCCTCGGAGCCGATGCCGGTGTTGGTGCCGACGCGGGCGCGAAACGCCACCGAGCATTGGGACAACTCCATGGCAGCCAGGATCAGCTCCTCGGTCGTCATGCCCGCGCCGCCGTATTGCTCGGGGATGGAATAACCGAACAAGCCCTGCGCGGCCATGCTGGCGACCAGGTCCTGCGGCACCTCGTCCAGGCGGGCGACCTCGGCTTCGCGTGGCGCCAACTGCTCGCGCACGTAGCGGCGCAGCGATTCGAGGAATTGCGGGAAACCGTCGGGGTCCCTGATCATGGCTAGTCTCCGTTTCATCGTGGGCGCTGATGCGTGCCGCGCCGTGTTGAATCCAGGCTAGCAAAAGGCCAGGGGATTTGAGACAAGTGTTTTGATATCTTGAACGGCACCTCAGCCGACACCGCCGCCGCTGCTCTATGATCGGCAGGGACGGACCGCGTATTCCGCGCGTGCCGCGCCCAGGACAGCGATCATGACCACCCGCCCAGGCGAGCGCCATGCCGACCCTGCCTTCGCCACCACGCTGGCGCACGGCTTGTCGGTGCTGCAGGCTTTCCGGCACGGCGAGCCGGCGCTCAGCAACCGTGATCTGGCGGACCGCACCGGCCTGTCCAAGGCCACGATTTCACGCTTGACCACCACGCTGATGCAGCGCGGCCTGTTGCGCTACGACGCCGGCCTGCGCCGCTACCGGCTGGGCACCGCGGTGTTGTCGCTGAGCTATCCGCTCCTGGCCAGCATCAAAGTCCGGCAGTTGGCGCGTCCGCTGATGAAGCGCCTGGCTGATGCGGCGGGCGGCTCGGCCTCGCTGGGCATGCATCACGGCTTGAACATGGTGTATGTGGAAACCTGCCGCGGACACGATGCCGTGTCGTTCCGGCCGGATATCGGCGCCTTGCTGCCGCTGCTGCCTTCGGCCATGGGGCGCGCCTGGCTGGCGCAGGCGCCGGCCGGCGAAGTGGAGCCTGTGCTGGCGGCGCTGCGATGCCAGGATCCGGCGGTCTGGCGGCGCCATGCGCCGGACTGGGAGCAGGCGCGGTGCGACTACGCCGAGCATGGCTATTGCGTGGGGCAGGGCGACTGGCACTCGGACGTGCACGCGGTGGCGGTGCCCATGCGCACGCGGGTCGACGGCCAGACGCTGGTGTTCAACTGCGGCGTGCCCGTGACGCGGCTGCGGCCGGGCGACCTGCGCGGCCGCATCGCGCCGCGCCTGCTGACGCTGGTGGCGCGCGTGGAAAAAATGTTGGAACGCCAAAATGACGCATGATCAGGACCGCGAGTTCACCACCACGCTGGCGCGCGGCATCGACATCCTGACCTGCTTCCGGGCCGACCGGCCGGTGCTGGCCAACAAGGACTTCGCGCAGCAGACCGGCCTGTCGCGTAGCACCGTGGCGCGCTTGACGCATACGCTGGTCGAGCTGGGCTTTCTGCAACGCGAGAGCGACCCGGCGCGCTACCGGCTGGGCGCCTCGGTGCTGGCGCTGAGCTATCCCTTGCTGGCCAGCATGCAGATCCGGCAGTTGGCGCGGCCGCTGATGAAGCAGCTGGCCGACCATGCGCGCGGCGCCGTGTCCCTGGTGGTGCGCGACCGCCTGCAGATGGTGTACGTGGAAACGGCCCGTTCCAACGAGGCCTTGCAGACGCGGCCCGACATCGGCGCTTCGCTGCCGCTGCTGTCCAGCGCCGCCGGCAAGGCGTGGCTGGCGCGGGTTTCGGACGAGGAGCGGGCCGCCGTGCTGAACCAGCTGCGCGTGGCGGATCCCCGACATTACGAGACCCACTTCCCCAGCCTGGCGGCCGCGCGCTGCGACCTGGAGCGCAAGGGCTATTGCGGCAACAACCTGGAGTGGCGCCCGGACGCCTACGGCTACGCCGCGCCGCTGGGACGGCCCTACCAGTCGCTGCTATACGTCTTCAATTGCGGCGTGCCCGCGCAGGATGGGCCTTACCCCGAGCGCGCGGCCGACATCGGCCCGCGGCTGGTCGCCCTGGCGCGCGAGACGGAAAGGCTGCTGGGGCTGGCCTGACGTTCCCGGCTTGTCTCCGGGATTCATGACTCCAAGTCAAAAGTGTTTCGCTGTTTCCTGGCTTTTTCCGCAAGGATGGGGGCGGCATACTGGGCGCCTGCCTTCCGATCGGGTCTTTCCCGCGCCCCGGCCCTCCGCGCCGGCCCGCTCCCCGGTCGGCGCAATCGAACCAAGGAAACCAGATGAATCCCCAGGACTCCCAGCCAGTCAAGGCCGGCCTGCCATTGCTGGCGCTCGCCGTCGGCGCCTTCGGCATCGGCGTGACCGAATTTTCTCCCATGGGCCTGCTGCCCGTCATCGCCGAAGGGGTGGACGTGTCTATCCCCAGCGCCGGCATGCTGATCAGCGCCTACGCCATCGGCGTGATGGTGGGCGCGCCGCTGATGACGCTGGCGCTGTCGCGCTGGTCGCGCCGCAACGCCTTGCTGGCGCTGATGGCGATCTTCACTGTGGGCAATGTGCTGTCCGCGCTGTCGCCCAACTACACGACGCTGCTGTTGGCGCGCCTGGTCACCAGCCTGAACCACGGCGCGTTCTTCGGCCTGGGCTCGCTGGTGGCGGCCAGCGTGGTGCCGCGCCACAAGCAGGCCAGCGCCGTCGCCACCATGTTCCTGGGCCTGACCATCGCCAACGTGGGCGGGGTGCCCGCCGCCACCTGGCTGGGGCAGGTCATAGGCTGGCGCATGTCGTTCGCCGCGACCTCGGTGCTGGGCCTGATCGCGATGCTGTCTCTGTGGTTCGCGCTGCCCGCTGGCGAGGCCGGACGCCGCCCCGACATCCGCCGCGAGCTGGCCGTGCTGAAGAGCCCGGTGGTGCTGGTGGCCTTGTTGACCACGGTGCTGGGCGCGGGCGCGATGTTCACGCTCTACACCTACGTGGCGCCGACCCTGGCCGAGCTGACGGGCGCATCGCCCAACTTTGTCACGGCGATGCTGGTGCTGATAGGCATCGGCTTCACCATCGGCAATACCGTGGGCGGGCGCTTTGCCGACCGTTCGCTGGACGGCAGCCTGATCGCCTTCCTGGTGCTGATCATCGTCGACCTGCTGGCGTTCCCGTGGCTGGCCGCGACGCAGACCGGCACGGCCATCGCGTTGCTGATCTTCGGTTTCGGCACGTTTGCGGTGGTGCCGCCGCTGCAGATGCGGGTGATGCGCGCCGCCACCGACGCGCCGGGTCTGGCCTCGTCGGTGAACGTGGGCGCCTTCAACCTGGGCAACGCGGTAGGCGCCGCGGCGGGCGGGGGCGTGATCTCGGCGGGGATGGGCTATGCCGCGGTGCCTGTCGCCGGCGCCCTTATCGCCGCCGCGGGGCTGGGCCTGGTGCTGTGGCAGCGCGCCAGCAACCAGCGCCAGCGCAAGTTGGCGATGCAGGGCTGCTGAAATCGCGCTGCGCAGCAAGTAAAAAGGGCGCCTGTGCATGCAGGCGCCCTTTTTTTCATGCCGGGAAACCGGAGCGATCAGGCCTCGATCCGCTCCACCTTGCCCACCAGCAGGATGTACGACAGCGCGCCCAGCAAGGCCAGCGACGACACGTACACGATGGCCGGCGCGAAGCTGTCCTTGGTCACCAGGAAGCCGATCACGATGGGCGTGCAGATCGACGACAGATTGCCGACGAAGTTGAACACCCCGCCCGTCAGGCCCAAGAGACGCACCGGCGCCAGCGTCGACACCAGCGACCAAGTGATCGACGCCAGCCCATTGCCGAAGAACGCCACGGCCAGGAAGAAGATCACCCACGGCGTGGAGTCGGTGAAATTCGCGCCTATCATCGACGTGGAGATCAAGAGGCCCAGGATGATGGGCAGCTTGCGCGCCAGGCCGACGGTGGCGCCGCGGCGGATCAGGAAGTCCGACAGCACGCCCGAGCACAGCACGCCGACGAACGCCGCCAGGAACGGCACCGACGCCAGGAAACCGGACTTGATGAAGTCCATGCCGCGGTACTTGACCAGGTAGGTGGGGAACCAGGTCAGGAAGAACCACAGCGTGGACGTCAGGCAGAACTGGCCCAGGTACACGCCCCACAGCTTGCGCTTGCTCATGACCAGGCCCAGGTCGTTCCAGTTGAAGGGGGCCTTCTTTTCCTTGACGTTGCGGTCCAGGTCGACCACGCCACCACCTTGCTGGATCAGCTCGATTTCCGCCGCATTGGCGCCCTTGAACTGGCGCGGCTCGCGGTAGATCATGAACCACAGCACGCCCCACACGATGCCCAGGAGGCCGGTGCTGACGAACACCATGTGCCAGCCGTAGTGGTGCTGCAGCCAGGCCAGCACCGGCGTCAGGAACGCCAGGCCGACGAACTGGCCCGACGTATAGAAGCCGATGGCGGTGGCGCGTTCGCGTTCCGGGAACCAGGTGGTGACGACGCGGTTGTTGATCGGATAGGCGGGCGCTTCCAGCGCACCCACGGCCAGGCGCAGCACGAACAGGATGACGAAGCTGCCGGCGAAGCCCATGAAGAACGTGGCCGCCGACCACAGGATCAGCGCGGCCGCGTACAGCACGCGCGGCGACACGCGGTCCACCAGCCAGCCGCCGGGGATCTGCATGGCGGCGTAGGTCCAGCCGAAGGCCGACAGGATCAGGCCTTCATGCACGGTGTCCAGGCCGAATTCGTCCTTGAGCGCGGGCGCGGCGATGGATAGGTTGCTGCGGTCCAGGTAGTTGATGACGACGGTGATGAACAGCATCACCATGATGAGATACCGGCTGCGCGTGGGGCGCTGGGCGCTTTGCAGGCCGGCGTGGGTGGTGGTGGACAAGGGGTGTCTCCTCTTTCTCTTTATCGGCTGACTTTTATCGGCTTACCATTCGGCGAAGCTGCCGTCGGCGTGGCGCCAGACCGGATTGCGCCAGCGGTGGCCCACGGCGGCGCGTTCCTTCACGTATTCCTCGTTGACCTCGATGCCCAGGCCGGGGCCTTGCGGAATCGCGACCATGCCGTCCTCGTAGGCGAAGACTTCGCGGTTGCTGACGTAGTCCAGCAGGTCGTTGGCGGCGTTGTAGTGGATGCCCAGGCTTTGTTCCTGGATGAAGGCGTTGTAGCAACCGGCGTCGATCTGCAGGCAGGTGGCCAGCGCGATCGGGCCCAGCGGGCAGTGCAGCGCCAGCGCCACGTCGTAGGCTTCGGCCATCGCCGCGATCTTGCGGGTCTCGGTGATGCCGCCGGCATGCGAGGGATCGGGCTGGATGATGTCCACATAGCCTTCGGACAGCACGCGCTTGAAGTCCCAGCGCGAGAACAGGCGTTCGCCCAGCGCGATCGGGGTGGAGGTCAGCGGCGCCAGTTCCTTCAGCGCTTCGTAGTGCTCGCTCAGCACGGGCTCTTCGATGAACATGAGCTTGAACGGATCCAGCTCCTTCATCAGCACCTTGGCCATGGGCTTGTGCACGCGGCCATGGAAGTCCACGCCTATGCCGACGTTGGGGCCGACCGCGTCGCGCACGGCGGCCACGTTCTCCAGGCACTTCTCGACCTTGTCGAAGGAATCGATGTATTGCAGCTCTTCGGTGCCGTTCATTTTCACGGCGGTGAAGCCGCGCTCCACCGCGCTCTTGGCGGCGACGGCGGTGTCGGCGGGGCGGTCGCCGCCGATCCACGAATACACGCGGATGCGGTCGCGCACGTTGCCGCCCAGCAGCTGCGACACGGGTACGCCCAGGTGCTTGCCCTTGATGTCCCACAGGGCCTGGTCGATGCCGGCCAGCGCGCTCATGTGGATGGCGCCGCCGCGGTAGAAGCCGCCGCGGTACAGCACGGTCCAATGGTCTTCGATGTTGCGCGGATCCTTGCCGATCAGGTAGTCGGACAGCTCTTCGACGGCAGCGGCGACCGAATGCGCGCGGCCTTCGACGACGGGCTCGCCCCAGCCGACGATGCCGGCGTCCGTTTCAATCTTCAGGAAGCACCACCGCGGCGGCACGATGTAGGTGGTGAGCTTGGTGATCTTCATGCTTGGGTCTCCTGGGCGGGATAGGCGCGTTGCCAGGCTGCGATGAATGCGCGCGCGTTCTGGCCGACTTGGGCGGCCGACAGGCCGGGTTTGTACAAGGCGGAGCCCAGGCCGAAGCCGCTGGCGCCCGCCTGGGCGTAAATCGCGATGTTGTCGGGCGTGATGCCGCCCACGGGCGCCAGCGCGATCGGCGGGCGCAGCACGGCGCGCCAGGCCTTCAGCACGGCCGGGCCGAGCTGCTCGGCCGGGAACATCTTCAGCACATCGGCGCCGGCCGCCAGGGCTGCGAACGCTTCGGTGGGCGTGGCCACGCCGGGGCAGGAGGCCATGCCCAGTTGCTTGGTCCGGCGGATCACGGCGGCGTCGCTGTGCGGCATGACGATCAGTTCGCCGCCGGCCTGCTGCACGCGGGCGCAGTCCTCGGGATCCAGCACGGTGCCCGCGCCGATCAGGCAGTCGGTGGGCAGCGCCGCGCGCATGGCGCGGATGCTTTCCAACGGATCGGGCGAATTCAGCGGCACTTCGATCAGGCGAAAGCCCGCGGCATAGAGTTCCTGCCCTATGGCTTCGGCCTCGGCGGGCTCGATGCCGCGCAGGATGGCGATCAGGCCGCAGTGGGCCATGGCGGTTTGCAGACCGGGATGGTTCATGTTCGGTTCCTATTCCGTGGGGGGCGAGGCGACCAGCCCGGCGCAGACGGCCAGGTGCCACAGGCCGCGCTCGGTGGCGTTCTGCGCCTCTTCGGGCGTGCCCAAGCCGTAATGCTGCATGGCCTGGATATAGCGGCGGCATAGCGCGGGATCGCCGCAAAGCACGATGCGGGGCAGTTCGCCCTGCTGTTGCAACATGTCGGCCAGCGCCGCGATTTCGTGGCCGATGAGCAGGCCAGACAGATAGTCGGCTTGCGATTCGGGCGCCAGTTCGCCGGTCAAGCCGAGCGCGCGCGTGCTGAAGATGGTGGACAGCACGCCCGCGCGGCCGGCGGGCGCTCCGGCGACCTTCAGGCCGCGCTCGAAGGCGGCCATGTCGGCGCTGGCGGCGTCGGCCATGGTCCGGCCCAGGATGGTGTGGCCGCGCAGCGCGGCATAGACCTCGCCGGTCATGAAGGTGTCGAAGTGGGTGACGCGGCCGCGGCGGGCGCTGACCCATTTCGAGTGGGTGCCGGGCAGGCCGATCAGGACGCTGTCCGCGCTGCGCGTCGCCGGGTCCGCCATCACGCCGACGACCTGGGTCTCTTCGCCGCGTATGACGTTGGGCAGGCCATGGCGCTGGATCAGGCCGGGCACGATATGCAGGGAAGGACCGCCATCGCGTCGGACCTCGGTCAGCAGCGTGCCGATGCGTTGCAGGTCGACGGGCACGTCCAGGTAGGCGGCTTCCTTCCAGCCCTGGGCGCTGCCGACCATGCCGCAGGCGATCACCGGCAGGGAAGGCTCGGCGCGCAGCCAATCGCCGCAGGCCTGTTCGAAGGCCAGTTCGAAGCCCGACAGGGCGGTGGTGGCGGCGCCGTCCTGCAACGGCTGGGGCAGGCGCATGATGCCCCAGGGCAGATGGCGCGTATCCAGCGTGCGGCCGGCGGCATCCAGGCGGTAGGCGCGCAGCGAGGAGGTGCCCCAATCCAGCGCGATGAGCGCCGCGCGGGCGGGAGATCCGGTAGTCATCAGAAGCTGTCTCGTTTCTGGCCGCAAACCGGGTTGCCTCCGCGCGGTGAGGCTGGCGCGGCGGTAGGGTTCTGCGGACCTTGTTGTTTCAGGCCCGCCGGACGTTGGTGAGCGTGCGGCGGGCGATGGGAAAAATTCTAGATCAGTGCTTGAAAAATCTCAAAATATAGAATTAAATCCCACATACAGGGAATAAATGGTGAGGTAGCACTATTTCTCCATCCCGCGCGTCCTCCGGGGGAATCGTTCGGAAAACGCGCCTTTTCCCCGCATCCCGCCGCGATCGCGGCGGTTATGCTTGCACTCGTTCTCTTTGTTGCCCGGCTCCGCTTTCATGACCTCTACGCAGAATCCCGACCGTACGCCCACCCTGGATCCCGATGCCGCCGCGCCCGCGGGCACGCAGACGCTGATGCGCGGCCTGGCGGTGGTGCAGGCCGTGTCCGGCGGCGCGCGCGACTTGAAGGAAATCTGCGCTCGCATCGGCGTGGCGCGCAGCACCACGCACCGTCTGGCCAGCTGCCTGGTGCAGGAACGCTATCTGCGGTCCCTGCCCGGCGTGGGCTATGTGCTGGGGCCGAAGCTGATCGAACTGGGCTTCCAGGCGCGTGAGGCCTTTCCCATGGCGACGCTGGCTCGCCCCTACCTGGACAGCCTGGCGGAGCAGACGGGCGATACCATCCATCTCGCCGTGCGCGACAACGACGAGGTCCTTTACCTGGAAAAGATTCCCGGCAAGAAGGGGCTGGAAATGCGTTCGCGCGTCGGGCACCGCATGCCGCTGGCGGCCACTGGCGTGGGCAAGGCGCTGCTGCTGGATACCGAAGAACCGCAATGGAAGGCGCTGTACCGCGTCGGCGCGCCGGTATCGTCGCGCGCGCCCGGCGGCAGCCAGACCTGGGAAGCTTTCCGCGACCGCATGCGCGACTATGCCGCCAAGGGGTATGCGTTCGACCTTGAAGACAACGAACCGTCGATCCGCTGCGTGGCGGCGCCGGTGCGCGACGCTTCCAGCGGCATCGTCGCCGCGATCAGCGTGTCCAGCACGGTGCCCTACATGTCGCTGGAGCGCATGCGCGACATGGTTGTCGTCGTGCAGGGCGTCGCTGCGGGTATTTCAGCCGAACTCGGCTGGAAGGTGGACCGCGGCTGAGGCCGCGGCCCTGCGTCTGGGCCTTATTCCAGCGGCAGCGTCAGCACGCCCTGCGGGGCCGGACGCATCATGACGCGGCGGTACCAGGCCGACAGCGCTGGCGTCTCGGGACGCTCGATCGGCAGGGCCAGCCAGCGGTGGGCAGAGCAGACCAGGGCGATGTCGGCCATGGTCAGGTGGCGGCCGACAATGAACTCGCGGCCTTGCAAGGCCCGATCCAGGATCAGGGCGCGCGCATTTGAACGCTTGACCGAGTTTTCGATGGCGGCGCGGTCGCGCTTGTCCTCGGGCGTGCGGATCAGGCCCAGGAACGCGGGGCCCATGACGCCTTGCCATTCGGTGGCCTGCCAGTCCATCCAACGGTCTGCGTCCGCGCGCATGCAGACGTCTTCCGGCCACAGGCTGCCCGCGCCGTAGCGCGCGGCCAGATAGCGCACGATGGCGTTCGATTCCCACAGCACGAAGCCGCCGTCGTCGATGAGGGGCACGGTGCGGTTGGGATTGAGCTTGGCGAATTCGGGCGTGTCGACCACGCCGAACGGGCCGCCCGCCTGCGTGAAGGAGTGCGGCAGGGCCAGCTCGCGCACAGCCAGCATGACTTTCTGAACATTGACGGACGTCAGGCGTCCCCAGATCTTCAACATGACCAGTCCTTGTAGTGTCAGACGGGCGGCAACTGCCGCCGGGCAAAGCCGCTGTCGCGCGCAAAGCGCGTCCAGTTGAAAGCGGGCCCTGGGTCGGTCTTGCGCCCAGGGGCGATGTGTTCGTGGCCCCAGGCGGCCGCCAGCGGATAGCGTGCGCGCAGGGCCGGCGTCAGCTTGCGCAGCGCCAGGTACTGTTCGTCGTCATAGGGCAGGGTATCCGTGCCTTCAAGCTCTATGCCGATGGAGAAGTCATTGCAGCGTTCACGGCCCGCAAAGCGCGAGACGCCCGCATGCCAGGCGCGCTCGTCGGTGGCAACGAACTGGATGATGCTGCCATCGCGGCGGATGAAGAAATGCGCCGACACACGCAGGCCGCGCAGCCGTTCCAGCCAGGGATGCGAACCGTAGTCCAGCGTATTCAGGAACAGTCCGGCGACTTCAGGGCCGCCGAATTGCCCCGGCGGCAGGCTGATGTTATGCAGCACCAGCAGCGACACCTGCGCGCCGGCGGGGCGCACGTCGCAGTTGGGGGAGGGCATGAGCGAAACACCCGGGGCCGGCGCCAGCCAGCCATGACGATCCAGAAGCAAGGCCATGGGAAGAGAGCATGCGTGTGGTTTCCAACACGCATTATGCCGTGCCGGGCGGCAAGCCTCTAATCGGGCGGATCAGTGCCGGGCGGGGCCCAGGCGCGCGTGTTCCGCGCTGCACCAGGTCTGGCCGTTCTGCTGCAAGGCTTCGGAGCGGGGCAGATGGATGCCGCAGTGGGCGCAACGCACCATGGATTCCGGCGGTTTGGATCCGCGGGCATCGGTCTTGGCCTTTTTCGCGCCCTGCTGGCCGGCTTGCCGCGCCGCCGCCATGCGGCCGGCCAGACGGGCCACGAACAGCACCAGGATGATAAGAACAATCCAGAACAGCAACTTGCCCACTTCAACCTCGATGCAGAATCATTTCCAGCACGAACCGGCTGCCGGTATAGGCCAGAATCAGGAACCCGAAACCCGTCAATGTCCAGCGCAGGGCGACACGGCCGCGCCAGCCCCAGATGTGACGGCCCGCCAGCAGCACCCCGAAAGTCAGCCACGACAGCAACGTGAACACAGTCTTGTGGTCGAACGGCAGGATCTTGCCAGTCAGCTTCATGGACGCCACCGAACCCGTGCCCACGGCCAGGGTCAGCACGATGAAGCCGATCCAGATGATGCGGAACAGCAGTTGTTCCTGCACCAGCAGCGGCGGCTGGGAATCCAGCACCCGGCCAATGATGCTGCGTTCGGCGGGAGCTTCCAGCGGGCGATGCAGGTGGCGGTCCAGCAGCGCCATCATCATGGCGTGCAACGCGGCGATGGTGATCAGGCCATAGGCCGCCAGGGCGATCAGCAGGTGGACGCGCAGCCAGGTGTCATTGGCGTGGGGCACGAACTGCCCCTGCGGGAAGAGCGCGGCCAGGCCGCTGGCGATGGTGGCGGCGGGCAACAGCAGCAATTGCAGGCCATCGATGCGCACCAGCAGGCTTTCCAGCCAGAACACCACCATGCCCAGCCAGATGGCCGCGGACAGGGCCAGCGCCCACCCGATGAACAGATGCTGGGCCCCCAGCATCGATTGTTGCAGCCCGATTCCATGGAGAACCAGGGCACCCAGCAGGCACAGGCGGGCGATTTTGCCGGTCTGTTCCACGCCGCCGCCGCGGGCCAGGCGGATCCAAAGCGACCCTCCCAGCACTGCGTACGCCAAGGCAGCCGCCGTGTGAAATACAATGCCTAGTGACATAGAAACCGTTGTCTGGATGGGGCCTTGGGGCGCATGCCGCCCGAAAGCGCAGAATCCGCGCCTGCGGCCACCGTTCAATCAACTAGTTTAAGCGGAAACGCCTCTCATGCTCGATAACCTAACTCAACGCCTGTCGCGCGTCGTCAAGACGCTGCGCGGGGAAGCCCGCCTGACCGAGGCCAACACCCAGGAGATGCTGCGCGAAGTGCGCATGGCGCTGCTGGAAGCCGACGTGGCGCTGCCCGTCGTGCGCGAATTTGTCGCGCGTGTGAAGGAAAAAGCGCTGGGCGAAGAAGTCTCCAGCAGCCTCAGCCCGGGCCAGGCCCTGGTGGGCGTGGTCCACAAGGAGCTGACCGCCCTGATGGGCGGCGACCTGGGCGCCGACTCCGGCGAACTGTCGCTGGCGGTGCAGCCGCCCGCCGTCATCCTGATGGCCGGCCTGCAGGGCGCCGGCAAGACCACCACCACCGGCAAGCTGGCGCGCTGGCTCAGCGAAGGCCAGCACACCCAGCACGGCCGCAAGACCGGCAAGAAGAAGGTGCTGGTGGTGTCCGCCGACGTCTATCGCCCGGCCGCTATCGATCAGCTGAAGAGCGTGGCAGC includes these proteins:
- the dgoD gene encoding galactonate dehydratase, with the protein product MKITKLTTYIVPPRWCFLKIETDAGIVGWGEPVVEGRAHSVAAAVEELSDYLIGKDPRNIEDHWTVLYRGGFYRGGAIHMSALAGIDQALWDIKGKHLGVPVSQLLGGNVRDRIRVYSWIGGDRPADTAVAAKSAVERGFTAVKMNGTEELQYIDSFDKVEKCLENVAAVRDAVGPNVGIGVDFHGRVHKPMAKVLMKELDPFKLMFIEEPVLSEHYEALKELAPLTSTPIALGERLFSRWDFKRVLSEGYVDIIQPDPSHAGGITETRKIAAMAEAYDVALALHCPLGPIALATCLQIDAGCYNAFIQEQSLGIHYNAANDLLDYVSNREVFAYEDGMVAIPQGPGLGIEVNEEYVKERAAVGHRWRNPVWRHADGSFAEW
- a CDS encoding 2-dehydro-3-deoxy-6-phosphogalactonate aldolase, yielding MNHPGLQTAMAHCGLIAILRGIEPAEAEAIGQELYAAGFRLIEVPLNSPDPLESIRAMRAALPTDCLIGAGTVLDPEDCARVQQAGGELIVMPHSDAAVIRRTKQLGMASCPGVATPTEAFAALAAGADVLKMFPAEQLGPAVLKAWRAVLRPPIALAPVGGITPDNIAIYAQAGASGFGLGSALYKPGLSAAQVGQNARAFIAAWQRAYPAQETQA
- a CDS encoding 2-dehydro-3-deoxygalactonokinase; its protein translation is MTTGSPARAALIALDWGTSSLRAYRLDAAGRTLDTRHLPWGIMRLPQPLQDGAATTALSGFELAFEQACGDWLRAEPSLPVIACGMVGSAQGWKEAAYLDVPVDLQRIGTLLTEVRRDGGPSLHIVPGLIQRHGLPNVIRGEETQVVGVMADPATRSADSVLIGLPGTHSKWVSARRGRVTHFDTFMTGEVYAALRGHTILGRTMADAASADMAAFERGLKVAGAPAGRAGVLSTIFSTRALGLTGELAPESQADYLSGLLIGHEIAALADMLQQQGELPRIVLCGDPALCRRYIQAMQHYGLGTPEEAQNATERGLWHLAVCAGLVASPPTE
- a CDS encoding IclR family transcriptional regulator; amino-acid sequence: MTSTQNPDRTPTLDPDAAAPAGTQTLMRGLAVVQAVSGGARDLKEICARIGVARSTTHRLASCLVQERYLRSLPGVGYVLGPKLIELGFQAREAFPMATLARPYLDSLAEQTGDTIHLAVRDNDEVLYLEKIPGKKGLEMRSRVGHRMPLAATGVGKALLLDTEEPQWKALYRVGAPVSSRAPGGSQTWEAFRDRMRDYAAKGYAFDLEDNEPSIRCVAAPVRDASSGIVAAISVSSTVPYMSLERMRDMVVVVQGVAAGISAELGWKVDRG
- a CDS encoding glutathione S-transferase family protein: MLKIWGRLTSVNVQKVMLAVRELALPHSFTQAGGPFGVVDTPEFAKLNPNRTVPLIDDGGFVLWESNAIVRYLAARYGAGSLWPEDVCMRADADRWMDWQATEWQGVMGPAFLGLIRTPEDKRDRAAIENSVKRSNARALILDRALQGREFIVGRHLTMADIALVCSAHRWLALPIERPETPALSAWYRRVMMRPAPQGVLTLPLE
- the ampD gene encoding 1,6-anhydro-N-acetylmuramyl-L-alanine amidase AmpD encodes the protein MALLLDRHGWLAPAPGVSLMPSPNCDVRPAGAQVSLLVLHNISLPPGQFGGPEVAGLFLNTLDYGSHPWLERLRGLRVSAHFFIRRDGSIIQFVATDERAWHAGVSRFAGRERCNDFSIGIELEGTDTLPYDDEQYLALRKLTPALRARYPLAAAWGHEHIAPGRKTDPGPAFNWTRFARDSGFARRQLPPV
- a CDS encoding PP0621 family protein, which produces MGKLLFWIVLIILVLFVARLAGRMAAARQAGQQGAKKAKTDARGSKPPESMVRCAHCGIHLPRSEALQQNGQTWCSAEHARLGPARH
- a CDS encoding cytochrome C assembly family protein produces the protein MSLGIVFHTAAALAYAVLGGSLWIRLARGGGVEQTGKIARLCLLGALVLHGIGLQQSMLGAQHLFIGWALALSAAIWLGMVVFWLESLLVRIDGLQLLLLPAATIASGLAALFPQGQFVPHANDTWLRVHLLIALAAYGLITIAALHAMMMALLDRHLHRPLEAPAERSIIGRVLDSQPPLLVQEQLLFRIIWIGFIVLTLAVGTGSVASMKLTGKILPFDHKTVFTLLSWLTFGVLLAGRHIWGWRGRVALRWTLTGFGFLILAYTGSRFVLEMILHRG